From Coturnix japonica isolate 7356 chromosome 1, Coturnix japonica 2.1, whole genome shotgun sequence, the proteins below share one genomic window:
- the LOC107312375 gene encoding tubulin alpha-3 chain isoform X2 has protein sequence MRECISIHIGQAGVQMGNSCWELYCLEHGIESDGTISSMASSGQTDSSFGTFFNETGSGKHVPRAMFVDLEPTVIDEIRTGTYRALFHPEQLISGKEDAANNYARGRYTTGKQIIEQVVDRARKMADQCSGLQGFLVFHSFGGGTGSGFTSLLMERLSVEYSKKSKLEFSVYPAPQVSTAVVEPYNSILTTHTTLEHSDCSFMVDNEAIYDICNRNLDIERPTYTNLNRLIGQIVSSVTASLRFNGALNVDLIEFQTNLVPYPRIHFPLTTYAPIISAEKAYHEQLSVPEITNACFEFSNQMVKCDPRRGKYMACCLLFRGDVVPKDVNAAIAAIKTRRSIQFVDWCPTGFQVGINYQPPTVVPGGDLAQVQRAVCMLSNTTAIAEAWARLDHKFDLMYAKRAFVHWYVSEGMEEGEFAEAREDLAALEKDYEEVGRDGGEFEE, from the exons AGGGAGTGTATTTCCATCCACATTGGCCAGGCTGGTGTCCAGATGGGCAATTCCTGTTGGGAACTGTATTGCCTGGAGCATGGGATTGAGTCAGATGGCACCATCTCCTCCATGGCATCCTCAGGGCAAACAGACTCTTCCTTTGGGACCTTCTTCAATGAGACAGGTTCAGGGAAGCATGTGCCCAGAGCAATGTTTGTTGACCTGGAGCCTACTGTCATTG ATGAGATCAGGACTGGGACCTACCGTGCACTCTTCCATCCAGAGCAACTCATCAGTGGCAAAGAAGATGCTGCCAACAACTATGCTCGGGGCCGCTACACCACTGGGAAGCAGATCATAGAACAAGTTGTTGATAGAGCCCGTAAAATG GCTGACCAGTGCAGCGGCCTCCAGGGGTTCCTGGTCTTCCACAGCTTTGGGGGAGGCACAGGATCGGGGTTCACCTCCCTCCTCATGGAGCGGCTCTCTGTTGAGTACAGCAAGAAGTCCAAGCTGGAGTTCTCTGTGTACCCGGCACCACAGGTCTCCACGGCTGTGGTGGAGCCCTACAACTCCATCCTCACCACCCACACCACCCTGGAGCACTCGGACTGCTCCTTCATGGTGGACAACGAGGCCATCTACGACATCTGCAACCGCAACCTGGACATCGAGCGGCCCACCTACACCAACCTCAACAGGCTCATTGGGCAGATCGTCTCATCTGTTACCGCCTCTTTGAGATTTAATGGTGCCTTGAACGTTGACCTGATTGAATTCCAGACGAACCTGGTGCCCTACCCACGGATACACTTCCCCCTCACCACCTATGCACCCATCATCTCAGCAGAGAAAGCCTACCATGAGCAGCTGTCAGTGCCAGAGATCACCAACGCTTGCTTTGAGTTCTCCAACCAGATGGTGAAATGTGACCCACGGCGTGGCAAGTACATGGCGTGCTGCCTGCTGTTCCGGGGTGACGTGGTGCCCAAGGATGTGAACGCGGCCATTGCAGCCATCAAAACCCGCCGCTCCATCCAGTTTGTGGACTGGTGTCCCACGGGCTTCCAGGTTGGGATCAACTATCAGCCTCCTACAGTAGTTCCTGGGGGAGACCTAGCCCAGGTTCAGCGAGCAGTCTGCATGCTCAGCAACACCACAGCCATTGCAGAGGCCTGGGCAAGGCTTGACCACAAGTTTGATCTTATGTACGCCAAGAGAGCCTTTGTGCATTGGTATGTAAGTGAAGGCATGGAGGAAGGAGAATTTGCAGAGGCTCGAGAGGACCTGGCAGCCCTGGAGAAGGACTATGAGGAGGTTGGAAGAGATGGGGGAGAGTTTGAGGAGTAA
- the LOC107312375 gene encoding tubulin alpha-3 chain isoform X1: MQRECISIHIGQAGVQMGNSCWELYCLEHGIESDGTISSMASSGQTDSSFGTFFNETGSGKHVPRAMFVDLEPTVIDEIRTGTYRALFHPEQLISGKEDAANNYARGRYTTGKQIIEQVVDRARKMADQCSGLQGFLVFHSFGGGTGSGFTSLLMERLSVEYSKKSKLEFSVYPAPQVSTAVVEPYNSILTTHTTLEHSDCSFMVDNEAIYDICNRNLDIERPTYTNLNRLIGQIVSSVTASLRFNGALNVDLIEFQTNLVPYPRIHFPLTTYAPIISAEKAYHEQLSVPEITNACFEFSNQMVKCDPRRGKYMACCLLFRGDVVPKDVNAAIAAIKTRRSIQFVDWCPTGFQVGINYQPPTVVPGGDLAQVQRAVCMLSNTTAIAEAWARLDHKFDLMYAKRAFVHWYVSEGMEEGEFAEAREDLAALEKDYEEVGRDGGEFEE; this comes from the exons ATGCAGAGGGAGTGTATTTCCATCCACATTGGCCAGGCTGGTGTCCAGATGGGCAATTCCTGTTGGGAACTGTATTGCCTGGAGCATGGGATTGAGTCAGATGGCACCATCTCCTCCATGGCATCCTCAGGGCAAACAGACTCTTCCTTTGGGACCTTCTTCAATGAGACAGGTTCAGGGAAGCATGTGCCCAGAGCAATGTTTGTTGACCTGGAGCCTACTGTCATTG ATGAGATCAGGACTGGGACCTACCGTGCACTCTTCCATCCAGAGCAACTCATCAGTGGCAAAGAAGATGCTGCCAACAACTATGCTCGGGGCCGCTACACCACTGGGAAGCAGATCATAGAACAAGTTGTTGATAGAGCCCGTAAAATG GCTGACCAGTGCAGCGGCCTCCAGGGGTTCCTGGTCTTCCACAGCTTTGGGGGAGGCACAGGATCGGGGTTCACCTCCCTCCTCATGGAGCGGCTCTCTGTTGAGTACAGCAAGAAGTCCAAGCTGGAGTTCTCTGTGTACCCGGCACCACAGGTCTCCACGGCTGTGGTGGAGCCCTACAACTCCATCCTCACCACCCACACCACCCTGGAGCACTCGGACTGCTCCTTCATGGTGGACAACGAGGCCATCTACGACATCTGCAACCGCAACCTGGACATCGAGCGGCCCACCTACACCAACCTCAACAGGCTCATTGGGCAGATCGTCTCATCTGTTACCGCCTCTTTGAGATTTAATGGTGCCTTGAACGTTGACCTGATTGAATTCCAGACGAACCTGGTGCCCTACCCACGGATACACTTCCCCCTCACCACCTATGCACCCATCATCTCAGCAGAGAAAGCCTACCATGAGCAGCTGTCAGTGCCAGAGATCACCAACGCTTGCTTTGAGTTCTCCAACCAGATGGTGAAATGTGACCCACGGCGTGGCAAGTACATGGCGTGCTGCCTGCTGTTCCGGGGTGACGTGGTGCCCAAGGATGTGAACGCGGCCATTGCAGCCATCAAAACCCGCCGCTCCATCCAGTTTGTGGACTGGTGTCCCACGGGCTTCCAGGTTGGGATCAACTATCAGCCTCCTACAGTAGTTCCTGGGGGAGACCTAGCCCAGGTTCAGCGAGCAGTCTGCATGCTCAGCAACACCACAGCCATTGCAGAGGCCTGGGCAAGGCTTGACCACAAGTTTGATCTTATGTACGCCAAGAGAGCCTTTGTGCATTGGTATGTAAGTGAAGGCATGGAGGAAGGAGAATTTGCAGAGGCTCGAGAGGACCTGGCAGCCCTGGAGAAGGACTATGAGGAGGTTGGAAGAGATGGGGGAGAGTTTGAGGAGTAA